The Pleuronectes platessa chromosome 24, fPlePla1.1, whole genome shotgun sequence nucleotide sequence atGCCTCTTTACAAGGATCCTAGCTTGAGTTTTAGATCAGGGCTGCAGGACCACGCTGATAAATATCACAAGAAGCGATTCACAAGATTCACAGCTCTGAAGTAACAAAGTTTCAGAACTCAAGTTTCAAAGTGTCACAACTTTTTTCCACCAGTTTTCAGAGGAACCGTTGACAAGGGTTCAAACCTGATGCACAGGGGGAACAGTGACCAAATGTGAAACACAGTGGAAAGAGCGCTGCAGCTTTAACTTGAAGAAAACCTCGAATACAAAACAGTTTTTCCaaagatttaaaatatattttcaatcaaaacgtttgaaaacacatttcatccaCGCAAAACCATTTTATATTAGATTTAAACCTTTCAAACACAGAGTTTCAACCTTTCAAGTCTTTATTTGTGCATCATCAAAAACGTTAAGTGTTAAATGAAGTGAGTGCGAGGAACGGAGCTGTTTGAACTTTTCATTTGCATAAGGAAGATTGTATTAGTTCTTCTTCCAAAatgttcattcatcagcttctacTACCATCATGCATCTGCCTCCATGCAACAGCACCTGTGATGAAAATAATGGCGCAGAAAATACAACAGTATTGCAAAAGCTAGAGTTTGCTTTGTCATTGTGAAATCCACAGCACTACAGTTTAATCGGAGTGAGCGCAGAGTTCACAGCTTTGATGTATAATACAGTAGCGACTGGGCCGATAAGCTGACTCGCTCATTTCATACAATCGAGGGTCAGATTCTTTTCATGTCACATGATGCATAAAAGGCCGAGCACCCGTGAGgagaacaacacaaatcaaatagCTTGACCATGAATGGAAAGGTAACGTGTGCGTCCGATGCAACAAACATTGACCGAATCACTGCAGCACAGAACTTCTGCAATGAACCAAGAACCCGATCTGTGTCTTTCCCTCTAGATCGTCTTCTTCGAGGAGAGAAACTTCCAGGGCCGCTCGTATGAGTGCGTCAGCGACTGCTCGGAGATCTCCTCGCACCTGAGCCGCTGCAGCTCCTGCAAGGTGGAGAGCGGGACGTTCATGGTCTACGATCAGCCCAACTTCACGGGGCAGCAGCACCTCCTGACCAAGGGAGAGTACCCCGAGTATCAGAACACCCTCGGCTTCAATGACTGCATTCAGTCCTGCCGCATTGTCCCTGCGGTAAATATGAAAATTATAGAACATAGGTAGTACAGGATAGATTCAAGTATGGTTGGTTTAAGTATCAGAATGCATAACATACAATGCATTTCATGGGATCTGTTGCCCTCACTCTTGCAGCACAAGGGGCCGTACAGGATGAGGATCTACGAGAGGCCGAACTTCGAGGGCCAAGCGCACGAACTGACCCACGACTGCGACTCCATCCAGGACCACTACCACATGTCGGACACGCAGTCCTGCAACGTGGTGGACGGCCACTGGCTGATGTTCGAGCAGCCCAACTACGAGGGCCGGATGCTCTACCTGAGGCCCGGCGAGTACAGGAACCTCCGGGAGATGAGCGGCGACGACATGAGGTTCAACTCGATCCGACGCATCACCGAGTCCTAATGACTCGTGCTGAAACCGAGAA carries:
- the LOC128431051 gene encoding gamma-crystallin M3-like codes for the protein MNGKIVFFEERNFQGRSYECVSDCSEISSHLSRCSSCKVESGTFMVYDQPNFTGQQHLLTKGEYPEYQNTLGFNDCIQSCRIVPAHKGPYRMRIYERPNFEGQAHELTHDCDSIQDHYHMSDTQSCNVVDGHWLMFEQPNYEGRMLYLRPGEYRNLREMSGDDMRFNSIRRITES